AAGGCCTGCCGGTGTCGTGTCAGTCGTCGTGGACGGCCCCGAGGGAGGCGTCGGCATCGGGTCCATCGCGTCCCGAAGAGGAGATCTCGCTGACGCTCCGGCCGATGACGCCGCAGGCGGGGTGGATCAGCGTCGACGCGACCTTCAGCGCACGCCTCCTCCCCCTGCAGGATTCGAAGGAGCCGCGCCTTGTGGACGCGTCGTTCACCCGGACCGTATCCCTCGGAATCCCCTTCGAGCTCTCGTTCCCCTTGCGGGTCGTGACGCCGGAGGACGACCCAAACGCACCGGCCCGGCCTCAGGGCGCCGGCGGGGACGCATTCGTGGTCCAGATCACGCCATATCTGCCCGCGGCGGTCGGAGATACCCCATAAAAAAGGGACGAATGGCTATCATCCCGTCAACCAACGCGGCCGAATCCGGGTCAAAGGCGAGCGAAGAGTTGGTCCGCCCGGGGGAGGGCGGAATGGGGTGCGCCGATGCTGGCGCTACATCGTTATTACGTTGACGCTCGGGTGGGTGTGTGGTATAAGGCTCTGAATTCCGTCCTGTGCGTAAGACCTTATACCTTAACGCTTTCGCTCGGCAATCCGGAAAGTCCCAACCCCTTGTCCGGGGCCTGAGCTGGTTCGGAGGGTGGTGATGAAGACCCATCGACTGGTCGCGGTGTGGCTTGCCGCGTCCGCGCTGCTGGTTTCCGGAGCCTTCGCGCAAGCGACGACGGCGGTTCTGAAGGGCAAGGTCGTGGACAGCGAGGGCACGGGCCTCCCGGGCGTACCCGTGACGGTGGCCAGCAGGACTCACGGCGACGCGAAGAAGACCGTGATGACGGACATCGAAGGAAACTTCAAGTTCCAGCTCCTGCCCCCCGCCAACGATTACTCGCTGAACGTCAACTACCCGGGGTTCGCCCCCATCGAGCTGGGGCCTATCGATCTCGATCCCGGCAAGACGACCGTGCAGGACATCACGCTCCGGTCGCAAGAGGAGTTGACGCAGCGCGTCGAGGTCGTGGCCCACGGAAGCATCGTCGACACGGAGAGCACGAAAACCGCGTCCACGTTCAACACCGAGTTCATCGAGGGGCTGCCCATCATCGGCCACAACTACCAGGACATCCTGACCCTCACGCCCGGGGTGACCGACACCGACGGTGACGGGAACCCGAACGTTCAAGGCGCCCGATCGACGGGGCTCCAGTACCGTCTCGACGGCGGCAACATCACCGACCCTGCGAGCGGGACCTTCGGGCAGAATCTCAACATCGACGCCGTCGAGGAGATCGAGGTCATCACCTCCGGCGCCAGCGCCGAGTACGGGCGCGCCGACGGCGGGTTCGCGAACATCATCACCAAGTCGGGCTCGAACGACTTCGAGGGCTCCTTCAAGATGTTCTGGCAGGGCCGCTTCCTGAACGGACAGGGCGCCACGAACAACGTGGACACCTTCTACACGTTCAACAGGGTGGAGTCCAACCTGCGGCGCACGGCCCCCTACCTCACGGTGGGCGGAGCCCTCAAGAAGGACAAGATCTGGTACTTCGGGTCCATTCAGTACCTGGACCGGGTCAACCCCCTGAACCTCTCCGGCGCGACGATTGTCCAGCAAACGACGGGACACAACACGTTCGCCAAGGTGACCTGGCAGGTCAATTCCGACAACAAGCTCGCGCTCCAGTACAACGACGATCCCTACAAGTTCACGGGGTTCTTCCTGAACTTCGGCACCGACAAAGACTCCGACGCGACGTTCACGCAGGGCGGCCAGACCCCCCAGCTCCGTTGGACGTCCATCATCTCGCCGACGCTGCTCCTCGAGACCCTCGCCACGCACTATGACTCGGGAATTGGGGTCACGCCCGTGTCGAGTCTCTTCCACACGACGAACATCGACACCATCGTGTCGCGCGTCAACGGTAAGGTGAGCCTCCAGGCCCTCTACCCGGTCAAGGAGTGCTCCGTCGGAGGCACGGTCTTCATTCAGAACTGCGACCCGAGCGCCGGGAAACTGTCGATCTACGACATCAACCTCAGCAACGGCACCACGACAGGCCCGTACTACATCCAGTCCTCCGACTCGCGCAAGAGAGACGCCATCAAGACGGACCTCAGCTATACGATCGAGGACGCCTGGGGCGAGCACCAGATCAAGTCCGGCCTCGAGTTCGCGAACGAATCGTACGGGAACTCGCCGACCACGAACCCGTTCTTCCTGAGCTTCCTGAAGGATTGCCCGTCGTGCCGGGATCCCCAGGGTAACCCGATTCCGAACGCGGTCACGGGCGTCCAGGCGCTATTCCAGGCCCAGCCGGTCGTCGTCGATCAGCGAGCGGTCAGCTTCAACTCGGCCATTTATCTCGTGGACTCGTGGAAGCCGAAACAGAATGTGACCTTGCAGCTCAGCGCGCGCATCGATCGCGAGGATGTCGACAGCGCGGGGTTCACCTTCTTCAATCCGCGCACGGAGCGGAAGCAGGCAATCGACCTCGTGAAAGCGATGTGCTCGGACGGGCTCCGGGTCTCGAGCGCCGGCACCGGAGGCAGGAACACGTCGTCCCAGGTTTGTGGTCCGAATCTCACGAGCAACTTCGAGCCGAGCCAGAACCTGTTCTACACGATGGACGCGCAGACGCCGGAAAAGCTGAGAAAGTACGACACCAACCTCGACGGCGTCTTCGACGAGGGCGCGGACGGGTCGCCGTGGAGAAGCTTCTACACCACGTTTCCGGACAGGCTCCCCGAGAACTTCGAGATCAAGAACACGAATCTCTCCCCGCGCCTCAGCCTCTCCTGGGATCCGTGGGCGGACGGCAAGACCAAGCTCTTCTCGACGTGGGGGCGCTACTACGACAGGCTCTTCCTCGATACCGTGCGTTACGAAATCGGCCCCGATTCGGTCGCCTACATCTTCACGCCGGATCCGGCGACCCACGTCCTGAACCAGAACACCGTTTCGAGATCGACGTCCAGCGTCACGATCGAGCAGATCGACCGCAACCTGAAGACGCCCTACACCGACGCCTTCACCGTGGGGTTCGAGCGCGAGCTCGCTCCCGAGTGGTCCGCGAAGGTGACGTTCACGCAGAAGCTCGCGTGGAACCTCATTCAGGACACCGACTTCAACCACGCGCGCTGCACCGATTACCCCGCGTTCTTCGGCGTCAGCTCCTCCAGCGTCTGCCCGCTGTACACCAACTCGAAGACCGGGAAGATCGTCCTCAGCGACGATCTGTTCGGCAGCCCCGTGAATGGCGGCCCGAACACCGCGCCGGACCTCTACAACATCAATCCGAACTTCAACCAGATCCTCCGAATCGGAAACTCGAACGAGTCCTGGTACAAGTCCGTCGCCGTCGAGCTCAACAAGCGCCTCCACCGGAACTGGCAGATGCAGGCGAGCTATACCTACTCGAAGGCCGTCGGCAACGCCGAGGACTTCGCCTCGGCGCTCGGCAACGACCCGTCGACGAAGGACCACGAGAAGGGCTTCCTGAGCTACGACCAGCGCCATCGGGCGGTCGTCATTCTGAGCACGCACCTGCCGAAAGACGTCGAACTGGGAGGAACGATCACCTGGGAAGGCGGAACGCCGTACGCGGTCATCTCCCAGACGGTCGACCAGGACAACGCGGGCAACGTCAGCTTCCGCACCTTCTACCCGACGGGGACGAGAAACGACCAGCGCAACGGCAACTACTGGTCGCTCGACACGCAGGTCATCAAGCGATTCCGCGTCGGCAAGGTGCAATCGTCGGCGCAGTTCGCAGTTCAGAACATCCTCAACAACGATGACCTGACCCTCAGCGCCTACCGCGTCTCCTCGTTCAACGGAGTTGGGCTTCAGGGCGGGCCTCAGGGTCTGCGTCGTTTCGGCCGCTTCTGGGAGCTCGGGGTCTCGTTCAACTTCTAGAAACCGCTCCCTTCCAACGACTATGCTGGGGCCACGGCAACGTGGCCCCTTTTTTCTTGTACGCGCGGAGGCGAGCGAACGACATGGTCCGGCACCGCAGGCTCCTAGGTCTCGCAGCACTCCTGGCTACGACTTTCCTCCCCGCGCACGCCGACGTCGCCCCCGGGGATCCAGCCGCTCTCCTCGATCGAGCGGACGGCAAGTGGAGGCAGGGGCCCGCGCGGTATCTGATCACCAGGGACGAGGACGCCCAGTTTCGAAAGCTGAAGACGGACGAAGAGCGCAAAGCGTTCGTCGATCAGTTCTGGGCCCGGCGCGACCCCTCTCCCGGGACCCCCGCCAACGAGTTCAAGGATCTGCTCGTCAAGCGCCTCACCGTGATCGAGCAGCGCTTCGGCGGGCACAACGGCAAGGGATGGGAGGACGATCGAGGGAGGACCGTGCTCCTGCTGGGGCCACCCGACAAGATCGAGGTGCACGAGTCGGGCTCCGGGGATGCGGGAGGGCAGGGCCCCGGCGG
The sequence above is a segment of the Acidobacteriota bacterium genome. Coding sequences within it:
- a CDS encoding TonB-dependent receptor, whose translation is MKTHRLVAVWLAASALLVSGAFAQATTAVLKGKVVDSEGTGLPGVPVTVASRTHGDAKKTVMTDIEGNFKFQLLPPANDYSLNVNYPGFAPIELGPIDLDPGKTTVQDITLRSQEELTQRVEVVAHGSIVDTESTKTASTFNTEFIEGLPIIGHNYQDILTLTPGVTDTDGDGNPNVQGARSTGLQYRLDGGNITDPASGTFGQNLNIDAVEEIEVITSGASAEYGRADGGFANIITKSGSNDFEGSFKMFWQGRFLNGQGATNNVDTFYTFNRVESNLRRTAPYLTVGGALKKDKIWYFGSIQYLDRVNPLNLSGATIVQQTTGHNTFAKVTWQVNSDNKLALQYNDDPYKFTGFFLNFGTDKDSDATFTQGGQTPQLRWTSIISPTLLLETLATHYDSGIGVTPVSSLFHTTNIDTIVSRVNGKVSLQALYPVKECSVGGTVFIQNCDPSAGKLSIYDINLSNGTTTGPYYIQSSDSRKRDAIKTDLSYTIEDAWGEHQIKSGLEFANESYGNSPTTNPFFLSFLKDCPSCRDPQGNPIPNAVTGVQALFQAQPVVVDQRAVSFNSAIYLVDSWKPKQNVTLQLSARIDREDVDSAGFTFFNPRTERKQAIDLVKAMCSDGLRVSSAGTGGRNTSSQVCGPNLTSNFEPSQNLFYTMDAQTPEKLRKYDTNLDGVFDEGADGSPWRSFYTTFPDRLPENFEIKNTNLSPRLSLSWDPWADGKTKLFSTWGRYYDRLFLDTVRYEIGPDSVAYIFTPDPATHVLNQNTVSRSTSSVTIEQIDRNLKTPYTDAFTVGFERELAPEWSAKVTFTQKLAWNLIQDTDFNHARCTDYPAFFGVSSSSVCPLYTNSKTGKIVLSDDLFGSPVNGGPNTAPDLYNINPNFNQILRIGNSNESWYKSVAVELNKRLHRNWQMQASYTYSKAVGNAEDFASALGNDPSTKDHEKGFLSYDQRHRAVVILSTHLPKDVELGGTITWEGGTPYAVISQTVDQDNAGNVSFRTFYPTGTRNDQRNGNYWSLDTQVIKRFRVGKVQSSAQFAVQNILNNDDLTLSAYRVSSFNGVGLQGGPQGLRRFGRFWELGVSFNF